The Paenibacillus sophorae genome has a segment encoding these proteins:
- a CDS encoding chemotaxis protein CheD, producing the protein MIEEQSVIKVGMADLNVGSHDNVIRTTGLGSCVGLTLYDPEKKLGGMAHVMLPSSEIAREGKLNIAKFADTAIPELLSRLLNLGAIRNRIVAKMAGGSQMFAFAGGNDTMRIGPRNVESCKRILENLNIPLLAEDTGGSYGRTIEIACSTGLLYIRSVQKGIKEL; encoded by the coding sequence ATGATTGAGGAGCAAAGCGTTATAAAGGTGGGAATGGCTGATCTGAACGTAGGCAGTCACGATAATGTAATCCGCACCACAGGTCTAGGCTCATGCGTCGGACTTACGCTTTACGATCCCGAGAAAAAATTGGGGGGAATGGCTCATGTCATGCTGCCATCATCGGAGATCGCCCGTGAAGGGAAGCTTAACATTGCCAAATTCGCAGATACGGCAATTCCCGAGCTTTTATCCCGTTTGTTGAATCTCGGTGCGATCCGCAACCGGATTGTCGCCAAGATGGCCGGCGGCTCCCAAATGTTCGCTTTTGCCGGCGGAAACGACACAATGAGAATCGGCCCGCGCAATGTGGAATCCTGCAAGCGAATTTTGGAGAATTTGAATATTCCTTTATTGGCGGAAGATACGGGTGGCAGTTACGGGCGAACGATCGAGATCGCCTGCAGTACCGGATTATTGTACATCCGCAGTGTGCAAAAAGGCATTAAGGAATTATAA
- a CDS encoding DUF342 domain-containing protein — translation MVVHSALSEYLSISFSEDKEIAYLEFYQRDEGFACSVEELGVFLQRNKVLYGVQWDIVQRFAEHPEEYISGKVPIALGKAPINGTDGQVLLGVSMDDNDRRPMEKEDGKVDFKELIRLSNVRKGQLIATLVLPEPGQPGVAVTGDPIPCKAGKSAHFKVGKNVLLNDDATLMYAAIDGLISYTDKGKINVFPVYEVQGDVDYNTGNIDFVGTVVIRGNVLSGFTVKSEGDIRVSGGVEGAELFAKGSIEISGGIIGYNKGLVSAGANVKVSFIQDGNVTAAEDIIVSQSIMHSNIRAGRNVLCNGAKGLIVGGTVQAGEKVVARTIGNTMSTATAIEVGVLPELRNEINDLRQQLRLLLENADKTKKALYLLSQLAANGSLPPDKVALRIKLNATQQSQQREEASIKERILEIERMLEDTDLARVEVVKTIYGGSKIVIGRYTRFIKDTAERVAFYYSAGDINMAPNV, via the coding sequence ATGGTTGTCCATTCTGCGTTGAGTGAATATTTGAGTATAAGCTTTTCGGAGGACAAGGAAATTGCGTATCTTGAATTTTATCAACGGGATGAAGGATTCGCCTGCTCGGTTGAAGAACTGGGCGTTTTTTTGCAGCGAAATAAGGTTCTCTATGGCGTACAGTGGGATATCGTTCAGCGTTTTGCAGAACATCCGGAAGAGTACATTTCCGGTAAGGTACCGATTGCTCTGGGCAAGGCACCCATAAACGGCACAGATGGACAAGTATTGCTTGGTGTTTCAATGGATGACAATGATCGCCGACCGATGGAAAAGGAAGACGGCAAGGTCGACTTTAAGGAACTGATCCGGCTGAGCAATGTCCGGAAGGGACAACTGATCGCCACGCTTGTTCTTCCTGAACCGGGGCAGCCCGGAGTGGCTGTTACCGGTGATCCGATCCCCTGCAAGGCTGGGAAGTCTGCCCACTTCAAGGTTGGTAAGAACGTCCTGCTTAATGATGATGCAACCTTAATGTATGCGGCAATTGACGGGCTGATATCCTATACCGATAAAGGGAAAATCAATGTTTTTCCCGTATACGAAGTGCAAGGCGACGTAGATTACAACACCGGGAATATCGATTTTGTCGGTACCGTCGTTATCCGAGGCAATGTACTGTCCGGGTTTACGGTGAAATCGGAAGGGGACATTCGGGTAAGCGGCGGCGTGGAAGGGGCTGAATTATTCGCAAAAGGCTCCATCGAAATCAGCGGGGGCATTATAGGTTATAACAAGGGACTAGTCAGCGCCGGAGCCAATGTGAAAGTGTCCTTTATTCAGGACGGAAATGTGACGGCGGCGGAGGATATTATTGTCTCCCAGAGCATCATGCATTCAAATATCCGCGCCGGCAGGAACGTGCTGTGCAATGGGGCTAAGGGACTTATCGTAGGTGGAACGGTGCAGGCCGGGGAAAAGGTTGTGGCGCGCACGATTGGAAATACGATGTCGACGGCAACGGCAATTGAAGTTGGAGTACTGCCCGAGCTGAGAAATGAAATCAACGACCTTCGTCAGCAGCTTCGCCTGCTCCTGGAAAACGCCGATAAAACGAAGAAGGCGCTCTATCTGCTGAGTCAGTTGGCGGCAAACGGTTCTCTGCCTCCGGACAAGGTTGCCTTGCGGATCAAGCTTAATGCTACGCAGCAGTCTCAGCAAAGAGAGGAAGCCAGCATTAAAGAACGGATTCTGGAGATTGAAAGAATGCTTGAGGATACGGACTTGGCCAGGGTTGAAGTCGTCAAGACCATTTACGGCGGCTCCAAAATCGTAATCGGCAGATATACCAGGTTTATTAAGGATACCGCAGAGCGAGTTGCGTTCTACTACTCCGCGGGCGACATTAATATGGCGCCTAACGTCTAA
- the rpsB gene encoding 30S ribosomal protein S2 produces MAVISMKQLLEAGVHFGHQTRRWNPKMDRYIFTERNGIYIIDLQKTVKKVEEAYNFVKSVAGDNGTVLFVGTKKQAQDSVKEEAERSGMYYINQRWLGGTLTNFQTIQKRIDRLKKLEAWEEDGTFSVLPKKEVILLRKEKDRLEKFLGGIKNMKGLPSALFIIDPRKERIAVAEARKLGIPIVAIVDTNCDPDEIDYVIPGNDDAIRAVKLLTGKMADAVVEAHQGEDTTSA; encoded by the coding sequence ATGGCAGTAATCTCCATGAAGCAGCTTCTCGAAGCTGGGGTACACTTCGGTCACCAGACTCGTCGTTGGAACCCGAAAATGGATCGTTATATCTTCACTGAAAGAAACGGAATCTACATTATCGACCTGCAAAAAACGGTCAAGAAAGTAGAAGAAGCTTACAACTTTGTAAAAAGCGTAGCGGGCGACAATGGTACGGTCCTGTTCGTGGGAACAAAGAAACAAGCTCAAGACTCTGTAAAAGAAGAAGCCGAACGTTCGGGCATGTACTACATCAATCAACGCTGGCTCGGTGGCACGCTGACGAACTTCCAAACGATTCAAAAGCGTATCGACCGTCTGAAAAAGCTTGAAGCTTGGGAAGAGGACGGTACATTCTCCGTTCTGCCTAAGAAAGAAGTCATCCTTCTCCGCAAAGAGAAAGATCGTCTTGAGAAATTCCTGGGCGGTATCAAGAATATGAAAGGTCTGCCAAGCGCGCTGTTCATTATTGATCCGCGTAAAGAGCGCATCGCCGTTGCCGAAGCACGCAAATTGGGTATTCCTATTGTTGCTATCGTCGATACGAACTGCGATCCGGACGAGATCGACTATGTTATTCCGGGCAATGACGACGCGATCCGCGCCGTTAAGCTGCTGACGGGTAAAATGGCCGACGCTGTAGTGGAAGCTCATCAAGGCGAAGACACAACTTCAGCATAA
- the frr gene encoding ribosome recycling factor has protein sequence MPQSVKKNAEERMEKAILSLKRDLSTLRAGRAAPSLLDRIQVEYYGSPTPVNQLANINTPDSRTLLIQPWDKSSLADIERAIMKSDLGLTPANDGSTIRLSIPALTEERRGELVKLTKKFGEEAKVAIRNIRRDANDDIKKMEKNGISEDESRGHQENIQKTTDKFIAEVDKVLLAKEKEIMEV, from the coding sequence ATGCCACAATCGGTTAAAAAAAATGCCGAAGAGCGCATGGAGAAAGCGATTTTGTCGCTTAAACGCGATTTGTCGACACTTCGTGCTGGACGCGCAGCCCCTTCGCTGCTCGACCGTATTCAAGTGGAATATTACGGTTCGCCGACTCCGGTCAATCAGCTTGCCAACATTAACACCCCGGATTCCCGCACGCTGCTTATCCAGCCGTGGGATAAGTCCTCGCTTGCCGATATTGAACGGGCGATTATGAAATCCGATCTCGGTCTTACGCCTGCTAACGACGGCAGCACAATCCGTCTGTCCATTCCAGCGCTTACGGAAGAACGCCGCGGGGAGCTTGTTAAGCTGACGAAAAAGTTCGGCGAAGAAGCAAAAGTGGCGATCCGCAACATCCGTCGCGATGCAAATGATGATATCAAGAAAATGGAGAAGAACGGCATTTCGGAAGACGAGTCCCGCGGACATCAGGAGAATATCCAGAAGACGACGGATAAGTTCATTGCCGAGGTTGACAAAGTGCTCCTGGCTAAAGAAAAAGAGATCATGGAAGTATAA
- a CDS encoding FliA/WhiG family RNA polymerase sigma factor: MNEHKASHLEHQALWEQWKEEGNPEAKKNLIEKYLPIVDYVAGRLAVGLPKNVSKDDLASNGVMGLIDAIEKFDYKRGLQFQTYASWRVRGAILDSLRQGDWVPRSVREKAKKIEDAYQQLEQKYLRSVSDEEMSRYLNVTEQEFQGMLQDVAVMTLCSLEDPIREEESETRLSVLVDDKAKNPDHKVNEFYLRETLTKGIEKLTVKERTVVSLLYYEDLSLSEIAEVMSLSPSRISQLHSKAILRLRGTLEKNRDLLMQND; the protein is encoded by the coding sequence TTGAACGAGCATAAAGCTTCTCATTTGGAACACCAGGCCCTCTGGGAACAGTGGAAAGAAGAAGGGAACCCGGAAGCCAAAAAAAATCTTATCGAGAAATATTTGCCCATAGTGGATTATGTTGCCGGACGTCTAGCAGTAGGTTTGCCAAAGAACGTATCGAAGGACGATCTGGCGAGCAATGGCGTAATGGGATTGATTGATGCGATTGAAAAGTTTGATTACAAAAGGGGATTGCAATTTCAAACTTATGCCTCCTGGCGTGTCCGAGGCGCAATTCTGGATTCTCTACGTCAAGGCGACTGGGTTCCACGCTCGGTCCGGGAAAAGGCGAAAAAGATTGAAGATGCATACCAGCAATTGGAACAAAAATATTTAAGATCTGTCAGCGATGAAGAAATGAGCCGCTATTTAAATGTAACCGAACAGGAGTTTCAAGGAATGCTCCAGGATGTGGCGGTGATGACGCTCTGTTCTTTAGAGGATCCAATTCGGGAAGAAGAATCAGAGACCCGTTTGTCGGTATTGGTGGACGATAAAGCCAAGAACCCTGATCATAAAGTAAATGAGTTCTATCTTCGTGAAACACTTACCAAAGGCATCGAGAAACTAACTGTGAAAGAACGGACCGTCGTGTCCCTATTATATTATGAAGATCTTTCTTTGAGCGAAATTGCTGAGGTCATGTCCTTGTCTCCTTCCCGGATATCGCAGCTGCATTCCAAGGCTATACTGCGGCTGCGGGGAACGCTTGAGAAGAATCGGGATCTCTTAATGCAAAATGATTAG
- a CDS encoding chemotaxis protein CheC, with the protein MDVLKEVGNIGAGNAATALSQLLNKPIDMAVPKVQLLGFEEIAEKVGGAEELVFAVFLRVEGEAPGNLFFILTPDAARSLLSRVAGITEVSGEELSDMELSALNEIGNILAGSYLSSLADFTSLSMYPTVPALAMDMAGAILSYGLLQFGQMGDDALLIDTTFLEGQNEIEGQFFLIPDPESFPKIFKSLGVPFE; encoded by the coding sequence ATGGATGTGCTCAAGGAAGTCGGGAATATCGGAGCTGGGAACGCCGCCACCGCTTTGTCCCAATTGCTGAACAAACCAATTGATATGGCGGTTCCCAAAGTACAATTGCTTGGATTTGAGGAGATCGCTGAAAAAGTGGGCGGTGCCGAAGAGCTTGTCTTTGCGGTGTTTCTGCGCGTCGAAGGCGAGGCGCCGGGGAATTTGTTCTTTATACTTACGCCGGATGCGGCACGCAGTTTGCTGAGCCGTGTTGCGGGCATCACTGAGGTCTCGGGCGAAGAGCTGAGTGATATGGAACTCTCTGCGCTCAATGAAATCGGTAATATATTGGCGGGGTCCTACCTCTCGTCCCTGGCCGACTTTACTTCCCTTTCCATGTACCCGACGGTACCGGCTTTGGCAATGGATATGGCGGGAGCGATTTTGAGCTATGGTCTACTGCAATTCGGACAGATGGGAGACGACGCACTCCTGATCGATACAACATTTTTGGAAGGACAGAATGAGATTGAAGGCCAGTTCTTTCTTATTCCCGATCCTGAATCGTTTCCTAAAATTTTTAAATCTCTGGGAGTGCCGTTTGAATGA
- the pyrH gene encoding UMP kinase translates to MEQPVFKRVVLKVSGESLAGNNGYGIDADTISSIAEQVKEVVELGVQVAIVCGGGNIWRGIAGSASGIDRATADYMGMLATVMNSLALQDSLEQIGVPTRVQTSISMQQIAEPYIRRRAIRHLEKGRVVIFAAGTGNPFFSTDTTAALRAAEIEAEVILMAKNKVDGVYSADPFKDSTAIKYEQLTYLDVLNKNLGVMDSTASSLCMDNDIPLIVFAITEQGNIKRVVLGERIGTIVKGSVE, encoded by the coding sequence TTGGAACAGCCGGTATTTAAAAGGGTAGTCCTGAAGGTCAGCGGTGAATCGCTGGCAGGGAATAACGGTTACGGTATCGATGCGGATACGATTAGCTCTATTGCCGAGCAGGTGAAGGAAGTAGTGGAGCTTGGCGTCCAAGTCGCCATCGTTTGTGGTGGGGGCAACATTTGGCGCGGCATCGCTGGCAGCGCAAGCGGCATAGACCGTGCGACGGCTGATTATATGGGCATGCTGGCTACAGTAATGAATTCGCTGGCTTTGCAAGACTCTTTGGAACAGATCGGTGTGCCGACCAGAGTACAGACCTCGATCTCGATGCAGCAGATCGCAGAGCCTTATATCCGGCGCCGGGCTATTCGCCATCTGGAGAAAGGGCGAGTTGTTATTTTTGCGGCTGGTACGGGCAATCCGTTCTTCTCAACCGATACGACTGCGGCGCTGCGTGCGGCCGAAATCGAAGCCGAAGTCATTTTAATGGCCAAGAATAAAGTCGACGGCGTCTATTCCGCTGATCCGTTCAAAGACAGCACCGCCATAAAGTATGAACAGCTTACTTACTTGGACGTGCTCAACAAGAACTTGGGTGTAATGGACTCCACCGCATCCTCTCTCTGTATGGATAACGATATACCGCTTATTGTGTTTGCCATTACGGAACAGGGCAACATCAAGCGCGTCGTTCTGGGAGAACGCATCGGAACAATTGTTAAAGGGAGTGTAGAATAA
- the tsf gene encoding translation elongation factor Ts, producing MAVDAKSVKELRERTGAGMLDCKKALEEAGGDLNKAVEILREKGLSAAANKAGRAATEGVVESYIHAGGRIGVLVEINCETDFVGKTDQFKDFARDIAMQIAAAAPRFVRREEVPAEEIEKEKEILRAQALNEGKPEKIVDKMVEGRINKYYEEHVLLEQAFIKDPDKTISNLLNEKISTIGENISIRRFVRYELGEGLEKKVDNFVEEVMAQVKQ from the coding sequence ATGGCAGTAGACGCAAAATCCGTAAAAGAGCTCCGCGAAAGAACCGGCGCCGGTATGCTGGATTGTAAAAAAGCGCTGGAAGAAGCAGGCGGCGATCTGAACAAAGCGGTTGAAATTCTTCGCGAAAAAGGCCTTTCCGCAGCAGCAAACAAAGCTGGGCGTGCAGCAACTGAGGGCGTTGTTGAATCTTACATTCATGCAGGCGGCCGTATCGGCGTTCTGGTAGAAATCAACTGCGAAACCGACTTTGTCGGCAAAACCGACCAATTCAAGGATTTCGCGCGCGATATCGCCATGCAAATCGCCGCGGCTGCTCCGCGTTTCGTGCGCCGTGAGGAAGTTCCTGCGGAAGAAATCGAGAAGGAAAAGGAAATTCTGAGAGCACAAGCGCTGAACGAAGGCAAACCTGAGAAAATCGTTGACAAAATGGTCGAAGGACGCATCAATAAGTACTATGAAGAGCATGTACTGCTTGAGCAAGCTTTTATCAAAGATCCCGACAAGACAATCTCCAACCTGCTGAACGAAAAGATCAGCACCATCGGCGAGAACATCTCCATTCGCCGTTTTGTCCGTTACGAACTGGGCGAAGGTCTCGAGAAGAAAGTCGACAACTTCGTAGAAGAAGTAATGGCGCAAGTGAAACAATAA
- a CDS encoding endolytic transglycosylase MltG has product MIRNRSFMIGLGCGLAAGALLLQLMISAGMATPTKTQIAKEASKLNMKVADAGSNLLTAEEWRSLAQQEEASKGQDAAGKVNSGSTSQPPASPSPVAQSQPASPPNKAAAPTAPASPTKPSAVASPSPDTYAEKPVVSSIVLRIPRGANLTEVSDLLAGAGVIHDKDAFLDAARSRKANTRIQYGMYSFEAGQSVESIIDELVMAKK; this is encoded by the coding sequence GTGATCAGGAATCGTTCCTTTATGATCGGACTCGGCTGCGGGCTTGCGGCTGGCGCGCTTCTTCTTCAGCTTATGATTTCGGCGGGTATGGCTACACCAACGAAGACGCAGATTGCCAAGGAAGCTTCAAAGCTGAACATGAAGGTTGCCGATGCGGGATCGAATCTGCTGACAGCTGAGGAGTGGCGTTCGTTGGCACAGCAAGAGGAAGCTTCAAAAGGGCAAGACGCAGCGGGCAAAGTCAATAGCGGCAGCACATCGCAGCCTCCGGCATCCCCGTCTCCTGTTGCACAGAGCCAGCCCGCATCACCGCCCAACAAGGCGGCTGCTCCCACGGCACCGGCTTCGCCCACTAAGCCGTCCGCTGTGGCATCGCCGTCACCCGATACATATGCCGAGAAACCGGTTGTTTCCAGCATTGTCCTGCGTATTCCGAGAGGAGCCAATCTAACCGAAGTCTCGGATTTGCTGGCGGGTGCGGGAGTAATCCATGACAAGGACGCATTTTTGGATGCCGCCCGCAGCCGCAAGGCAAATACACGGATCCAATACGGGATGTACAGTTTTGAGGCAGGGCAGAGCGTTGAATCGATCATCGACGAGCTGGTTATGGCGAAAAAGTGA
- the cheB gene encoding protein-glutamate methylesterase/protein-glutamine glutaminase, protein MKPYKVLVVDDSAFMRKIISDLIEKDADFQVTATAVNGRQAVDKVKELQPDLVTMDVEMPEMNGLEALKLIMLDHPLPVIMLSGINEEGMKETILALEGGAFDFIRKPSVSSSHDINSVGESLREQMKEAMLARERREARSASALLSTEGPPALQPPEPASSAPPFKLADKPDEGAAEQMPSREMKDIKAPIIRPPSPDTGKPAQSKRADKPPLPRSERTKSVPPRAKPEVGRIKTLSQQNSDVPSDLASPKPPIAGAAPGIPTVAGRDRKIGAKGLEKLVAVGCSTGGPRALKALLENIPADFPAPIVIVQHMPPNFTKSLAQRLNTFSPLDVMEAEQGMILRKGAAYIAPGGYHMKVMETAGGQYAVNLSKEEARNGHRPSVDTLFESLLPLKALERHAVIMTGMGSDGARMMKSLYEAGITSTFAESEETCVVYGMPRSAVELQCVSYILPLQDIAPRLVQVVK, encoded by the coding sequence ATGAAGCCATATAAAGTTTTGGTTGTGGATGATTCGGCATTTATGCGCAAAATCATTTCCGATTTAATTGAAAAGGACGCCGACTTCCAAGTAACGGCAACGGCGGTCAACGGACGGCAAGCGGTTGACAAGGTGAAGGAACTTCAGCCCGATCTTGTCACCATGGACGTGGAGATGCCTGAAATGAACGGCCTGGAAGCGTTGAAGCTGATAATGCTTGACCATCCGCTTCCTGTCATAATGTTGTCCGGCATTAATGAAGAAGGAATGAAAGAGACAATCCTTGCGCTGGAAGGCGGGGCCTTCGACTTCATTCGCAAGCCCTCGGTCTCCAGCTCCCATGATATCAACAGTGTCGGGGAATCGCTGAGGGAGCAGATGAAAGAAGCCATGCTTGCTCGCGAACGCCGGGAAGCACGGTCTGCGTCGGCGCTTCTAAGCACCGAAGGTCCACCCGCATTGCAGCCGCCCGAACCTGCTTCTTCCGCGCCGCCCTTCAAGCTGGCGGATAAGCCGGACGAAGGCGCAGCGGAACAAATGCCTAGCCGGGAAATGAAGGATATCAAAGCGCCGATCATACGGCCGCCCTCACCGGATACCGGGAAACCCGCCCAAAGCAAGCGTGCAGACAAGCCTCCGCTTCCTCGCTCTGAGAGAACAAAAAGCGTCCCTCCTAGAGCGAAGCCGGAAGTCGGACGAATCAAGACTTTGTCCCAGCAGAATTCGGATGTCCCTTCTGATCTTGCATCGCCGAAGCCGCCGATAGCCGGAGCGGCACCCGGTATTCCCACAGTGGCCGGAAGGGATCGCAAAATCGGCGCGAAAGGGCTGGAGAAGCTCGTGGCCGTCGGTTGTTCAACAGGAGGACCGCGAGCGCTGAAGGCTTTGCTTGAGAATATTCCGGCTGATTTTCCCGCACCGATTGTCATTGTGCAGCATATGCCTCCTAATTTCACCAAGTCGCTCGCCCAGCGGCTGAATACCTTCAGCCCTCTGGATGTCATGGAAGCCGAGCAGGGAATGATTCTGCGGAAGGGAGCGGCTTATATAGCTCCGGGGGGATACCACATGAAAGTGATGGAAACCGCAGGAGGGCAGTATGCAGTGAATCTCTCAAAGGAGGAAGCCCGGAACGGCCATCGTCCTTCAGTGGATACGCTGTTCGAGTCTCTGCTGCCACTGAAAGCTTTGGAGCGCCATGCGGTTATTATGACTGGAATGGGGAGCGATGGCGCCAGGATGATGAAATCACTATATGAGGCGGGAATCACATCAACCTTTGCCGAGAGCGAAGAGACCTGCGTCGTTTATGGGATGCCGCGTTCCGCGGTTGAGCTCCAGTGTGTCAGTTATATTTTACCGTTGCAAGACATTGCTCCAAGACTGGTCCAAGTCGTTAAATAA
- a CDS encoding chemotaxis protein CheW produces the protein MAEDIKVIVFKLATEEYGIEVDKVQTIERLMPITRVPKTYTFIKGVINLRGVVIPVIDLRGRFGLEEAEHTDQTRIIIVVVNEMEVGFIVDSANDVIDLNRESIDTPPEVVGGIKAKYLDGVAKIGEDRLLIMLNLSEVLNKSEIVQLESFEG, from the coding sequence ATGGCAGAAGATATTAAAGTCATTGTCTTTAAATTAGCTACCGAGGAATATGGCATCGAAGTGGATAAAGTTCAAACAATCGAGCGTTTGATGCCGATTACGCGCGTGCCGAAGACGTACACCTTTATCAAAGGAGTCATCAATCTGCGTGGCGTCGTTATCCCCGTTATCGATCTTCGAGGAAGATTCGGTCTGGAAGAAGCAGAGCATACCGATCAGACTCGTATCATTATCGTTGTTGTCAACGAGATGGAGGTCGGCTTTATTGTGGATTCGGCCAATGATGTGATCGATTTGAACAGGGAATCCATCGATACACCTCCGGAAGTGGTAGGGGGCATCAAAGCCAAGTACTTGGATGGTGTGGCCAAAATAGGAGAGGACCGTCTGCTCATTATGCTTAATTTGTCAGAAGTCCTCAACAAGAGTGAAATCGTGCAACTGGAAAGTTTCGAGGGCTGA
- a CDS encoding chemotaxis protein CheA: MDMNQYLSMFIDESNDHLQSLNENMMGLEANPDDLSIVQVIFRSAHTLKGMAATMGFEDLASLTHQMENVLDLVRNGKLVMQDFIFDTLFKSLDALEAMVQDITAGGEGKADVSSIVASLQAIVRGEVPIAQGEGAAPAAAAPKEAETPALLDEFQLSVLEQSIQEGHQVLFIEVSIRKDCQLRAVRAYMVFELLERFGEVVKSFPSVQDIEQEKFDYNFSLYYISQKTAEEMQTLIMGVSEIDNVTSVALDVETLSQLVKPEVAATAEEAPPAPARENIPPATQTPAAAPQKEEAKKAPAKSSGAPSRTIRVDIDRLDVLMNLLSELLIDRVRLEQHASDIQSGELTETVEHMSRVSADLQNIVMKLRMVPVDTVFNRFPRMVRDLAKSLDKKVDLIISGAETELDRTVVDEIGDPLVHLLRNALDHGVESVTDRIAAGKPETGSIHLRAFHSGNHVFIEIQDDGAGISRDKVLKSAINKGIVTAEQAAAMSDNEAHQLLFAAGFSTAEVISDISGRGVGLDVVKAKISSLGGNVTIYSTPGKGTTFSVQLPLTLSIIAAMLVRIGSEKYAIPLSSIVETGIVKRSQIRSVHGAKMVEFRGSHIPIVSLSAIFNVPDYDESGEEETEIVVIRKSDKLVALTVQDFIGQNEIVIKNLGKYLPSIQGISGGTILGDGQVALIIDANAFIK, translated from the coding sequence ATGGACATGAATCAGTATTTATCCATGTTTATTGATGAGTCGAATGATCATCTGCAGTCTTTGAACGAAAATATGATGGGCCTGGAGGCCAATCCGGACGATCTCAGCATTGTGCAGGTGATCTTCCGCTCCGCACATACCTTAAAAGGCATGGCGGCGACAATGGGATTTGAAGATCTGGCTTCACTGACTCACCAGATGGAGAATGTGCTTGACCTGGTGCGGAACGGCAAGCTGGTTATGCAGGATTTTATTTTTGACACTTTATTTAAGAGTCTTGATGCGCTTGAAGCCATGGTTCAGGACATTACTGCCGGTGGAGAGGGTAAAGCCGACGTATCTTCCATTGTGGCCTCTCTTCAGGCAATTGTACGCGGCGAAGTGCCGATCGCTCAGGGAGAAGGAGCCGCGCCGGCAGCCGCTGCACCCAAGGAAGCGGAAACGCCGGCTCTTCTCGATGAATTCCAACTATCGGTTCTTGAACAATCGATTCAGGAAGGACATCAGGTGCTGTTCATTGAAGTATCGATTCGTAAGGACTGTCAGCTCCGCGCGGTGAGGGCTTATATGGTCTTTGAACTGCTGGAGCGCTTCGGTGAAGTCGTGAAATCCTTTCCTTCGGTTCAGGATATCGAGCAGGAAAAGTTTGATTACAACTTTTCGCTCTATTATATTTCTCAGAAGACCGCCGAGGAAATGCAGACTTTGATCATGGGAGTATCCGAGATCGATAATGTGACGTCGGTGGCACTTGATGTGGAAACGCTGAGTCAGCTCGTAAAGCCTGAAGTCGCAGCCACTGCTGAAGAGGCCCCCCCAGCTCCCGCGCGGGAGAACATTCCTCCGGCTACCCAAACGCCGGCTGCCGCCCCCCAAAAAGAAGAAGCCAAGAAGGCTCCTGCTAAGAGCTCCGGCGCTCCTTCACGCACCATCCGGGTTGATATCGACCGTCTGGATGTTCTTATGAACCTGCTCAGCGAGCTTCTGATCGACCGGGTGCGGCTGGAGCAGCATGCTTCGGATATCCAGAGCGGGGAATTGACCGAGACGGTTGAGCACATGAGCCGAGTGAGTGCCGACCTGCAGAACATAGTCATGAAGCTGCGGATGGTACCAGTGGATACGGTGTTCAATCGTTTTCCCCGTATGGTTCGCGATCTTGCCAAGTCGCTCGACAAAAAGGTGGACCTTATCATTTCAGGTGCCGAAACCGAGCTCGACCGGACCGTCGTTGACGAAATCGGCGATCCGCTCGTTCACCTTTTGCGCAACGCGCTCGACCATGGAGTCGAATCGGTAACTGACCGGATCGCCGCCGGCAAACCGGAGACCGGCTCCATTCATTTGCGGGCATTCCATAGCGGCAACCACGTCTTTATAGAAATTCAGGATGACGGCGCCGGCATCTCCCGGGATAAGGTGCTGAAATCCGCAATTAATAAAGGAATCGTCACTGCGGAGCAAGCGGCGGCGATGAGCGACAATGAGGCCCATCAGCTGTTGTTCGCCGCCGGCTTCAGTACAGCCGAGGTTATTTCCGATATTTCGGGCCGCGGGGTCGGATTGGATGTCGTGAAAGCCAAGATCTCTTCGCTTGGAGGCAACGTCACCATCTATTCCACTCCGGGCAAAGGTACCACTTTCTCTGTTCAGCTACCGCTTACGTTGTCCATTATCGCCGCCATGCTGGTCCGGATAGGCTCGGAAAAATACGCGATTCCGCTCTCTTCCATTGTGGAGACAGGCATCGTGAAGCGTTCACAGATCCGCAGCGTCCATGGTGCCAAGATGGTGGAATTCCGGGGTTCCCATATCCCAATCGTATCGCTAAGCGCCATCTTTAATGTGCCCGACTATGACGAGAGCGGCGAAGAAGAGACGGAAATAGTTGTCATCCGCAAAAGTGACAAGCTTGTTGCGCTCACGGTGCAGGATTTCATTGGTCAGAACGAAATTGTCATTAAGAATTTAGGCAAGTACTTGCCGAGTATCCAGGGAATATCGGGAGGCACAATTCTTGGCGACGGACAAGTTGCGCTTATTATTGATGCCAACGCTTTTATCAAATAA